Proteins encoded together in one Impatiens glandulifera chromosome 1, dImpGla2.1, whole genome shotgun sequence window:
- the LOC124922716 gene encoding linoleate 13S-lipoxygenase 2-1, chloroplastic-like — protein MHYPSHIARLQYKSIIRFKIPNTQDDLIGILTTIIWVPSGHHAAVNFGQYPYAGYIPNRPTIARTKMPSEIQESEYWKNFIANPIGALLQCFPSQQQATTVMAVLDVLSNHSVDEEYIGEKIEPSWEEEGVIKAAFERYSRRVKEIEGIIDARNLDLSLKHRSGAGVVPYELLKPFSKPGVTGMGVPNSISI, from the coding sequence ATGCATTACCCATCTCACATcgctagattacagtataaaagtattATTCGTTTCAAAATTCCTAACACCCAAGATGATCTAATTGGGATCCTAACAACGATAATATGGGTTCCGTCAGGGCACCATGCTGCTGTCAATTTTGGGCAATACCCATATGCTGGTTACATCCCAAACAGGCCAACAATAGCAAGAACAAAAATGCCATCGGAGATTCAAGAAAGCGAATATTGGAAAAACTTCATTGCTAACCCGATAGGAGCCCTTCTGCAGTGCTTTCCGTCGCAGCAACAGGCCACAACGGTTATGGCTGTGTTAGACGTTCTGTCGAACCACTCTGTAGACGAGGAGTATATTGGGGAGAAGATTGAGCCTTCGTGGGAGGAGGAAGGGGTTATTAAGGCAGCCTTTGAGCGGTATAGTAGAAGGGTGAAGGAGATTGAAGGGATTATTGATGCTAGGAATCTTGATTTGAGTCTCAAGCATAGAAGTGGGGCTGGAGTTGTACCTTATGAGTTGTTGAAGCCATTTTCAAAGCCTGGTGTTACTGGCATGGGTGTCCCTAATAGCATTTCCATATGA
- the LOC124921374 gene encoding transmembrane protein 45B-like, whose amino-acid sequence MGSLIGHVLPGLGFFLIGLWQLVNHIKLHARNPKSYTSVPFFPIKKSRYGELYFMMIGSTISILMELFVGPVKHHPFDTDGTIPTTHLHNFEHASISLTILTYAVFAKILDRFGRPNSKYGMTLALGVLAFWQEYILFHLHSTDHMGLEGHYHWFLQILILVSLITTVLGIPYPKSFMISFVRSFSIVFQGVWYNVMGIMLWTKALMPKGCFMNLEEAHYVVRCNTQEALDKAKALTTLEFSWYLVICIVLTMCLYLYMIKVYPEQEGYKALSTNMESYNDQEEKGLVAADAEARKESCNAYGLLNGIINKISKVFKA is encoded by the coding sequence ATGGGTAGCTTGATTGGGCATGTGTTGCCAGGCCTTGGCTTCTTCCTAATTGGGTTATGGCAATTGGTAAACCACATCAAACTCCATGCCCGCAATCCCAAGTCATACACCTCTGTCCCATTCTTCCCAATTAAGAAGTCGAGGTACGGCGAACTCTATTTCATGATGATTGGCAGCACAATCTCCATTCTCATGGAGCTCTTTGTGGGTCCAGTGAAACACCATCCTTTCGACACTGATGGGACCATCCCAACCACCCACCTTCATAATTTCGAGCATGCATCCATTTCCTTGACCATTTTAACCTACGCGGTTTTCGCCAAGATCTTGGACCGTTTTGGACGTCCCAATTCCAAGTATGGTATGACCTTGGCATTGGGAGTATTGGCATTTTGGCAAGAGTATATTCTCTTCCACCTTCACTCGACTGACCATATGGGATTGGAGGGGCACTATCATTGGTTTCTTCAAATTCTCATCCTCGTATCACTCATTACCACTGTCCTCGGTATTCCATACCCAAAGAGCTTCATGATCAGCTTTGTTAGATCCTTTAGTATTGTTTTCCAGGGCGTGTGGTACAATGTGATGGGAATCATGCTATGGACAAAGGCTTTAATGCCCAAAGGCTGCTTCATGAACTTGGAGGAAGCCCACTATGTGGTGAGGTGCAATACACAAGAAGCTCTAGACAAGGCCAAAGCACTAACCACACTAGAATTCAGCTGGTACTTGGTTATATGCATTGTCCTCACAATGTGTTTGTACTTGTATATGATCAAAGTCTACCCGGAGCAAGAAGGGTACAAGGCCTTGTCGACAAATATGGAATCATATAATGACCAAGAGGAGAAGGGACTCGTCGCCGCCGATGCTGAGGCTAGGAAGGAAAGCTGCAACGCCTATGGGCTCTTAAATGGTATCATTAATAAGATTTCCAAGGTATTCAAGGCATAA